One stretch of Rosistilla oblonga DNA includes these proteins:
- a CDS encoding cupin domain-containing protein: protein MAISHAKSGEIIDVGPLGDELSGTKTSALLKSDEMELLRLVLPAGKTIAEHKAPGEITVHCLEGRVQFTTLGATLELTAGRLLHLPAGEPHALHAVEDSSLLVTIVRRPSKT from the coding sequence ATGGCAATCTCTCACGCAAAATCTGGCGAGATCATCGACGTCGGTCCCCTGGGCGACGAGCTTTCCGGGACGAAGACTTCCGCGCTGTTGAAGTCGGATGAAATGGAGCTGCTGCGATTGGTGCTGCCCGCTGGCAAGACGATCGCCGAGCACAAGGCGCCGGGCGAAATCACCGTGCATTGCCTCGAAGGTCGAGTGCAATTCACGACGCTCGGAGCGACGCTGGAACTGACCGCCGGCCGACTGTTGCACCTTCCCGCTGGCGAACCGCACGCGCTCCACGCCGTCGAGGATTCGTCGCTGCTGGTGACGATCGTGCGTCGTCCATCGAAAACGTAA